From Camelina sativa cultivar DH55 chromosome 20, Cs, whole genome shotgun sequence, the proteins below share one genomic window:
- the LOC104771576 gene encoding transcription activator GLK2-like gives MLSVSPTPLIGNNSTKDAYMAADFADFTTEDLTDFTTVGADFSDDLLEGIDYYDDLFIGFDGDDVLPDLEIDSEILGEYSGSGRDEEQEMEGNTSTASETSVRGDGGCKQERGDGGGDGGVRDKTVRRGKRKAKKNKDCSSDDNDIKKKPKVDWTPELHRKFVQAVEQLGVDKAVPSRILEIMNVKSLTRHNVASHLQKYRSHRKHLLAREAEAASWNLRRHATVAVPGVGGGGKKPWTAPALGYPPHVAPMHHGHFRPLHVWGHPTWPKHKPSTPASAHRTYPIPAIAAAPSSWPGHPPYWHQQPLYPQGYGMASSNHSSIGVPTRPLGPTNPPLDIHPSNESIDAAIGDVITKPWLPLPLGLKPPSVDGVMTELQRQGVSDVPPRG, from the exons ATGTTAAGTGTGTCTCCAACTCCACTCATCGGAAACAACTCCACCAAGGACGCTTACATGGCGGCAGATTTCGCAGATTTTACGACGGAAGACTTGACGGATTTCACGACGGTGGGAGCAGATTTCTCTGACGATCTTCTTGAAGGGATCGATTACTACGACGATCTTTTCATCGGTTTCGATGGAGACGATGTGTTGCCGGATTTGGAGATTGATTCGGAGATTCTTGGGGAATACTCCGGTAGCGGAAGAGATGAAGAGCAAGAAATGGAGGGTAACACTTCGACGGCGTCGGAGACATCGGTGAGAGGAGATGGTGGGTGTAAGCAAGAGCGTGGTGATGGTGGTGGCGACGGCGGTGTTAGGGACAAAACGGTGCGTAGAGGCAAACGTAAagcgaagaaaaataaagattgtTCATCCGATGATAACGATATTAAGAAAAAACCTAAG GTGGACTGGACGCCGGAATTACACCGGAAATTTGTTCAAGCGGTGGAGCAATTAGGGGTAGACAAGGCGGTGCCGTCTAGGATTTTGGAAATTATGAACGTTAAATCTCTCACTCGTCACAACGTTGCTAGCCATCTTCAG AAATATAGGTCACATCGAAAGCATTTGCTAGCGCGTGAGGCAGAAGCTGCAAGCTGGAATCTCCGGAGGCATGCGACGGTGGCAGTGCCCGGAGTAGGTGGAGGAGGGAAGAAGCCGTGGACGGCTCCTGCCTTAGGCTATCCTCCACACGTGGCACCAATGCATCATGGCCACTTCAGGCCTTTGCATGTGTGGGGTCATCCTACATGGCCTAAACACAAGCCTAGTACTCCGGCCTCTGCTCATCGGACGTATCCGATTCCGGCGATTGCGGCTGCTCCGTCATCTTGGCCAGGTCATCCGCCATACTGGCACCAGCAACCACTATATCCACAG GGATATGGTATGGCATCATCGAATCATTCAAGCATTGGTGTTCCCACAAGGCCATTAGGACCCACTAATCCTCCCCTCGACATTCATCCC TCGAATGAGAGCATAGACGCCGCTATCGGAGATGTTATAACAAAGCCGTGGCTGCCGCTTCCTCTAGGACTGAAACCGCCGTCAGTTGATGGCGTCATGACGGAGTTGCAACGTCAAGGAGTTTCTGATGTTCCTCCTCGTggttga
- the LOC104771574 gene encoding protein N-lysine methyltransferase METTL21A-like gives MKFTDSPVIDLTVNGTKLSIQQDNGSMHVGTSVWPCSLILSKFAERWSTLDSSSSTSPNPYAELFDFRRRRGVELGTGCGVAGMAFHLLGLTEIVLTDIAPVMPALKHNLKRNKAALGKSLKTSVVYWNNRDQISALNPPFDLVIAADVVYIEESVGQLVTAMESLLADDGAVLLGYQIRSPEADKLFWEMCDVVFRIEKVPHEHLHHEYAYEETDVYIFRKKAKKVTEEAESESES, from the coding sequence atgaaattTACAGATTCTCCGGTGATCGATCTGACGGTGAACGGAACAAAACTCTCAATCCAACAAGACAATGGCTCGATGCACGTCGGTACATCCGTATGGCCATGCTCACTAATCCTCTCCAAATTCGCCGAGCGATGGTCCACACtagactcatcatcatcaacatctccaAATCCATACGCTGAACTCTTCGATTTCCGCCGCCGTCGCGGTGTCGAGCTAGGAACCGGATGCGGAGTCGCCGGTATGGCTTTTCACCTACTAGGTCTAACGGAGATCGTGCTAACAGACATCGCACCAGTCATGCCGGCGCTAAAACACAATCTGAAACGGAACAAAGCGGCGCTAGGTAAATCTCTGAAAACCTCGGTTGTTTACTGGAACAATAGAGACCAGATCTCGGCGTTGAATCCGCCGTTCGATCTCGTGATCGCGGCGGATGTTGTGTATATCGAGGAATCTGTAGGGCAGTTAGTGACGGCGATGGAGTCGCTGTTGGCGGATGATGGTGCGGTGTTGTTAGGGTACCAGATTAGGTCTCCTGAAGCTGATAAGCTGTTTTGGGAGATGTGCGACGTCGTTTTCAGGATTGAGAAGGTTCCTCATGAGCATCTTCATCATGAGTATGCTTATGAGGAAACTGATGTTTACATCTTTAGGAAGAAGGCTAAGAAAGTGACTGAAGAAGctgaatcagaatcagaatcatga
- the LOC104771575 gene encoding homeobox-DDT domain protein RLT2-like has product MEGGSDEATEKNTKTPPEEGGESKSKRKMKTAAQLEVLETTYAAEPYPSEAIRADLSVKLNLSDRQLQMWFCHRRLKDRKSTTTTPSSKRQRKELITTPMAVESPKPAVNAADLVAGNEFDSRRAARVSGSGSGSGGVTVVRRFNEPSSAEVRAVGYMEAQLGERLRDNGPILGMEFDPLPPGAFGMPIEMPSHRKATRQPFETSLYVRSDVKPSKDVRPIREYQFLPDLPSSRTDHSERVSPSHHYGVPLDASVMRATTVSAGHRDGYKVSPQIPNLNLATHQGKPGHVYSPNLPEYDSPYQKSYMDTPAQRNLNDHPIHEDPFLKSEREVGNEDEDDDALQLERKRKNEEARISRELEAHEKRIRRELEKQDMLRRKREEQLKKEMERQYRERRKEEERLLRERQREEERFMKEQMRELQRREKFLKKETMRAEKMRQKEEMRREKEVARLKAANERAIARKIAKESMELIEDERLELMEVAALTKGLPSMLALDFETLQNLDEYRDKQALFPPTSVKLKKPFTVKPWNGSDENVANLLMVWRFLITFADVFGLWPFTLDEFAQAFHDYDPRLMGEIHIVLLKTIIKDIEGVTRTLLTGVGANQNAASNPGGGHPHVVEGAYAWGFDIRSWRRNLNVFTWPEILRQLALSAGLGPQLKKRNIKTVSVHDENEANNSENVIFNLRKGVAAENAFAKMQERGLSNPKRSRHRLTPGTVKFAAFHVLSLEGEKGLTILDVAEKIQKSGLRDLTTSRTPEASVAAALSRDTKLFERVAPSTYCVRASYRKEAGGAETILAEARERIRAFKSGITDVEDVDDAEREEDSESDVGDDPEIDLNPKKEDPDALDIENSVKVEPVLENGKTKAGLPLTPSLPEDIKDEKRDDILVDQSLEDAVANDADSACFDESKLGEQWVQGLVEGDYSNLSSEERLNALVALIGIAIEGNTIRVALEERLEVASSLKKQMWSEVQLDKRWKEESLLRANYLSYPTAKPGLNIATPASGNQEISSADVTPISSQDPLSRPQMDVNNVIAGPSLQLQENVSGMENLQYQQQGGYTADRERLRAQLKAYVGYKAEELYVYRSLPLGQDRRRNRYWRFSASASRNDPGCGRIFVELQDGRWRLIDSEEGFDYLVKSLDVRGVRESHLHFMLLKIEASFKESVRKNLEATPGGLCSISSSLDSDTAEISTTFKIELGDSNAIERDSVLQRFQSFEKWMWDNMLHPGALSALKYGAKQSSPLFRICRTCAGLHFVEDICCPSCGQMHASPDVGELCFAEQVAQLGDNSRGGDTGFILRSSISSPLRIRLLKIQLALVEASLPPEGLEAFWTEKLRKSWGLKLLSSSSPEELNQVLTTLEVALKRDFLSSNFETTSELLGLPEEALPSDLTCMVNVLPWIPKTTGGVALRLFEFDSSIVYTPDQNNDPLKDKESEDLMGLETNLLRNVPEKDVMETPVQGGYMQEENWTDPGLGGVSSSGRGGRPPRGRGRPRSRGSGGNGKKPAVSSSRPPRGAANTNGETMLRPRAQPRGKKNGRRSSTKGRKRPTKGTLGISNEVVGGRLSKEVAVTAKTTLPDNEDDWIETPELQDDDGEASSSGRSFQYKDYDDDEVMAPMDDFDDVGESSKLVGRGEFSLHSDDEYEEEDEEEEEEEDMNTKMDVDYINDDSFGRREQPEISNDTARKRFMFDDPDLTSSSSSDYR; this is encoded by the exons ATGGAAGGTGGGTCTGATGAAGCAACTGAGAAGAATACTAAAACACCACCTGAAGAAGGTGGTGAGAGTAAGTCTAAACGGAAAATGAAAACTGCTGCTCAGCTTGAAGTTCTTGAAACCACTTATGCAG CTGAGCCTTATCCTTCGGAAGCTATAAGAGCGGATCTTTCAGTGAAACTGAATCTTTCAGACAGGCAGTTACAGATGTGGTTTTGTCACCGCCGGCTTAAAGACCGGAAATCTACTACTACTACGCCTAGCAGCAAACGTCAGCGTAAGGAGTTGATTACTACACCAATGGCTGTTGAATCCCCTAAACCAGCCGTCAATGCCGCTGATTTGGTGGCGGGAAATGAGTTTGATTCTAGGAGAGCTGCTCGAGTTAGTGGTAGTGGTAGTGGCAGTGGTGGTGTGACTGTTGTTAGGCGGTTTAATGAACCCTCTTCTGCTGAGGTTAGAGCTGTTGGCTATATGGAGGCTCAACTTGGAGAGCGTTTGAGAGATAACGGACCCATTCTTGGAATGGAGTTTGATCCTTTGCCTCCTGGTGCATTTGGCATGCCTATTG AGATGCCAAGCCATCGTAAGGCTACTAGACAACCTTTTGAGACCAGCTTATATGTTCGATCCGATGTCAAACCCAGTAAA GATGTGAGGCCTATTCGTGAATATCAGTTCCTTCCTGACCTGCCATCTTCAAGGACTGACCATTCCGAAAGAGTTTCACCGTCACATCATTATGGAGTTCCACTTGATGCTTCGGTTATGAGGGCTACAACGGTGTCTGCTGGACATCGGGATGGCTATAAAGTTTCACCTCAGATACCAAATTTGAATCTTGCAACTCATCAAGGGAAGCCAGGGCATGTCTATTCGCCTAACTTGCCTGAATATGACTCACCGTATCAGAAAAGCTACATGGATACTCCTGCACAAAGAAACTTAAATGATCACCCGATTCATGAGGATCCTTTTTTGAAATCAGAGAGAGAAGTTGGtaatgaggatgaagatgatgacgcCCTGCAATTAGAGAGAAAACGCAAG AATGAAGAAGCAAGAATATCTCGGGAACTTGAGGCGCATGAGAAGAGAATCCGAAGAGAACTAGAGAAACAAGATATGCTGAGGCGAAAG AGAGAAGAGCAgttaaagaaagaaatggaGAGGCAATATCGTGAAAGACGGAAAGAGGAAGAACGTCTTTTACGTGAAAGgcagagagaggaagagaggttTATGAAAGAGCAGATGAGAGAGTTGCAGCGAAGAGAGAAGTTcctgaagaaagaaacaatgagG GCTGAGAAAATGCGACAAAAAGAAGAGATGCGTAGAGAAAAAGAGGTTGCAAGGCTTAAAGCTGCTAACGAGAGGGCCATTGCTCGTAAGATTGCAAAGGAATCTATGGAACTTATTGAAGATGAACGCTTAGAACTCATGGAGGTTGCTGCGTTAACCAAAGGATTGCCTTCAATGCTCGCTCTTGACTTTGAAACTCTACAGAATCTTGATGAATATAGAG ACAAGCAGGCGCTGTTTCCCCCAACATCTGTAAAATTGAAAAAGCCCTTCACAGTCAAGCCATGGAATGGTTCTGATGAGAATGTTGCGAATCTTCTAATG GTGTGGAGATTCTTAATCACTTTCGCGGATGTTTTTGGTCTTTGGCCATTTACCCTAGACGAGTTTGCACAGGCATTCCATGACTAT GATCCACGGCTAATGGGAGAGATACACATTGTTCTCTTGAAGACTATTATCAAAGATATCGAGGGTGTTACAAGAACGCTTTTAACTGGTGTTGGAGCAAACCAGAATGCTGCTTCTAATCCCGGAGGGGGTCATCCTCATGTTGTGGAGGGT GCATATGCGTGGGGTTTTGATATACGCAGCTGGAGACGAAACTTGAATGTTTTTACATGGCCTGAAATCTTGAGGCAACTCGCTCTCTCTGCCGGGTTGGGGCCACAACTGAAGAAAAGGAACATTAAGACTGTATCTGTTCATGATGAAAATGAG GCCAACAACTCTGAGAATGTGATTTTCAACCTAAGGAAAGGAGTAGCAGCTGAGAATGCTTTTGCTAAGATGCAAGAAAGAGGACTTTCTAATCCGAAACGTTCACGGCATCGTTTGACTCCAGGCACTGTTAAATTTGCTGCATTTCATGTTCTATCTCTTGAAGGTGAAAAAGGTTTGACCATTCTTGATGTtgcagagaagattcag AAATCAGGATTGAGGGATCTAACTACGAGTAGAACACCTGAAGCCTCGGTTGCTGCTGCATTGTCACGGGATACAAAACTCTTTGAGAGGGTAGCTCCTTCTACGTACTGTGTTCGTGCTTCCTATAGAAAGGAAGCAGGTGGTGCTGAGACTATACTTGCTGAAGCGAGAGAGAGAATACGTGCATTCAAGAGCGGCATTACTGATGTAGAAGATGTTGATGACgctgagagagaagaagactcTGAAAGCGATGTCGGAGATGATCCAGAGATAGATTTGAACCCTAAAAAGGAAGATCCTGATGCTCTGGATATAGAAAACTCAGTCAAAGTTGAACCAGTGTTGGAAAATGGGAAGACCAAAGCAGGACTGCCTCTTACTCCCTCTCTCCCTGAGGATATTAAAGATGAGAAAAGAGATGACATTTTAGTTGATCAATCTCTAGAGGATGCGGTAGCAAACGATGCAGACAGTGCTTGTTTTGACGAGAGCAAACTTGGGGAACAGTGGGTTCAAGGACTCGTAGAAGGAGATTACTCGAATCTCAGCAGCGAGGAACGTTTAAATGCACTTGTTGCTCTGATTGGTATTGCCATCGAAGGAAACACAATCCGAGTCGCCCTCGag GAACGGTTGGAAGTTGCGAGTTCGTTAAAGAAACAGATGTGGAGTGAAGTGCAACTCGACAAACGCTGGAAAGAAGAGTCTTTGCTTCGAGCGAATTACCTTTCATACCCAACAGCAAAGCCGGGGCTTAATATCGCAACCCCTGCTTCTGGAAATCAAGAAATTTCATCAGCAGATGTGACTCCAATCTCTTCACAGGACCCGTTGAGTCGTCCACAGATGGATGTGAATAACGTGATTGCAGGACCAAGCTTGCAGTTGCAAGAAAATGTATCTGGAATGGAGAATTTGCAGTATCAGCAGCAAGGGGGCTACACAGCGGACCGTGAAAGGCTGCGTGCACAGTTAAAAGCGTATGTTGGTTATAAAGCCGAAGAGCTATATGTATATAGGTCGCTTCCGTTAGGTCAAGATCGAAGACGTAATCGCTATTGGCGGTTTTCAGCTTCTGCCTCTCGAAATGATCCTGGTTGTGGTAGAATATTTGTGGAACTTCAGGATGGCCGATGGAGGCTCATTGATTCCGAAGAGGGCTTTGATTACTTGGTAAAGTCACTAGACGTTCGCGGTGTTAGAGAATCACATTTACACTTTATGTTGCTGAAGATCGAAGCATCTTTCAAGGAATCAGTGAGGAAGAATTTGGAAGCAACTCCCGGGGGGTTGTGTTCCATATCTTCTAGCTTGGATTCTGATACTGCAGAGATCTCCACGACGTTTAAGATCGAGCTAGGGGATAGTAATGCCATTGAGAGAGACAGTGTATTGCAACGGTTCCAGAGTTTTGAAAAGTGGATGTGGGATAATATGCTGCATCCAGGTGCGTTATCTGCATTAAAGTACGGTGCCAAGCAAAGCAGTCCGCTTTTTCGCATATGCAGAACCTGTGCGGGACTACACTTTGTTGAGGATATTTGCTGTCCTAGTTGCGGACAGATGCATGCTAGTCCGGATGTTGGTGAGTTGTGTTTTGCTGAGCAAGTGGCTCAACTTGGTGATAATTCGAGAGGTGGAGATACTGGCTTTATCTTGCGTAGCTCAATCTCGTCTCCTCTTAGAATAAGACTACTCAAGATTCAGTTAGCACTTGTCGAA GCTTCTCTTCCACCCGAAGGACTTGAAGCGTTTTGGACAGAGAAACTTAGGAAATCTTGGGGTCTAAAGCTGTTGTCATCAAGTTCCCCGGAAGAACTTAATCAG GTTCTCACAACGTTAGAGGTTGCACTAAAGAGAGATTTCCTGTCTTCAAACTTTGAAACAACTTCTGAACTCTTGGGTTTACCTGAAGAAGCTCTCCCCAGCGATTTAACTTGCATGGTTAATGTACTACCGTGGATACCGAAGACAACGGGAGGTGTAGCTTTGAGACTCTTTGAATTTGACAGCTCGATTGTTTACACTCCTGATCAAAACAACGATCCCCTAAAAGACAAAGAATCCGAAGATCTCATG GGTTTGGAGACAAATCTTCTGAGAAACGTTCCAGAAAAGGATGTAATGGAGACTCCGGTGCAAGGTGGTTACATGCAAGAAGAGAACTGGACAGATCCTGGTTTAGGTGGTGTGTCGAGCTCTGGGAGAGGAGGTCGACCACCACGAGGACGTGGCCGGCCTCGTTCCCGCGGCAGTGGTGGAAATGGCAAGAAACCGGCAGTTTCTTCTAGTAGACCGCCACGAGGTGCAGCAAACACAAATGGCGAAACAATGTTGAGACCGAGAGCTCAACCACGGGGTAAAAAGAATGGACGGCGTAGCAGCACCAAAGGCCGGAAGAGACCGACGAAAGGAACGCTAGGTATATCTAATGAAGTAGTAGGAGGACGTCTGTCTAAGGAAGTTGCTGTAACCGCCAAAACCACTCTTCCTGATAACGAAGACGATTGGATCGAAACGCCTGAACTGCAGGACGATGACGGGGAAGCTAGCAGCTCAGGGAGATCGTTTCAGTATAAAgactatgatgatgatgaggtcaTGGCTCCAATGGATGATTTTGATGACGTCGGTGAATCAAGTAAATTAGTAGGTAGGGGTGAGTTTAGCTTACATAGTGATGATgaatacgaagaagaagacgaagaggaagaggaggaagaagacatgAACACGAAAATGGATGTAGATTACATAAACGATGATTCATTTGGTAGAAGAGAGCAGCCGGAGATTAGCAACGATACAGCTCGGAAAAGGTTTATGTTCGATGATCCCGACCtaacatcttcttcctcttctgattATCGTTAA
- the LOC104771573 gene encoding zinc finger protein NUTCRACKER-like: MTTGEVLQTISSGSGFAQSSSTTLDHDESLINPPLVKKKRNLPGNPDPEAEVIALSPKTLMATNRFLCEICGKGFQRDQNLQLHRRGHNLPWKLKQRTSKEVRKRVYVCPEKTCVHHHSSRALGDLTGIKKHFCRKHGEKKWKCDKCAKRYAVQSDCKAHSKTCGTREYRCDCGTIFSRRDSFITHRAFCDALAEETAKINAASHLNGLAAAGAAGSVNVNYQYLMGTLIPPLQPFVPLPQTNQNHHHQHFQPPPASSSSLSIWMGQDIAPPQPQNYDWVFGNAKATSPCIDNNNNHDELITQTANASSTTTLSVPSLFSNDQSQNANANANANMSATALLQKAAEIGASSTTTAATNDPSTFLHSFPLKSSDQTATYDGGEKFFALFGSNNNIGLMSHSLDQETENVRNDVTVASPMDELQNYPWKRRRVDGGAEGGGGGQTRDFLGVGVQTLCHPSSINGWI, from the exons ATGACGACAGGTGAAGTTCTTCAAACAATCTCTAGTGGATCAGGATTTGCTCAGAGCTCATCAACTACTCTGGATCATGATGAATCCCTCATCAATCCTCCTCttgttaagaagaagagaaatctcCCTGGAAATCCtg ATCCGGAAGCTGAAGTGATAGCTTTATCTCCCAAGACGTTGATGGCTACGAATCGGTTCCTATGCGAGATCTGTGGCAAAGGTTTCCAAAGAGACCAAAACTTACAGCTTCATCGACGAGGACACAATCTTCCATGGAAGTTGAAGCAGAGGACAAGCAAAGAAGTGAGGAAACGTGTCTACGTTTGCCCCGAGAAGACATGCGTACACCATCACTCCTCTAGAGCTTTAGGCGATCTCACCGGAATCAAAAAGCATTTCTGCCGGAAACATGGCGAGAAGAAGTGGAAGTGCGATAAATGTGCCAAGAGATACGCAGTCCAATCTGATTGTAAAGCTCATTCCAAGACTTGTGGTACTAGAGAGTACCGTTGCGACTGTGGCACCATTTTCTCcag GCGTGACAGCTTCATCACTCATAGAGCTTTTTGCGATGCCTTAGCGGAAGAAACGGCTAAGATAAACGCAGCGTCTCATCTCAACGGTTTAGCCGCCGCTGGAGCCGCAGGATCAGTAAATGTCAACTATCAATATCTCATGGGAACACTAATCCCACCGCTTCAACCATTTGTACCGCTACcgcaaacaaatcaaaaccatcatcatcaacattttcAGCCGCCACCTGCGTCGTCCTCATCCCTCTCTATATGGATGGGACAAGACATTGCGCCGCCTCAACCGCAAAACTACGACTGGGTTTTTGGAAACGCTAAAGCAACGTCTCCTTGCATTGATAACAACAATAATCACGATGAGCTCATTACACAAACCGCAAACGCAAGTTCGACCACTACTCTCTCTGTCCCTTCTTTATTCAGCAACGATCAATCAcaaaacgcaaacgcaaacgcaaacgcgaATATGTCCGCAACAGCGTTACTACAGAAAGCAGCTGAAATTGGAGCCTCTTCGACGACCACGGCAGCTACTAACGATCCTTCAACGTTTCTTCATAGTTTTCCACTTAAATCTTCCGATCAAACCGCTACTTATGACGGTGGCGAAAAGTTCTTTGCGTTGTTCGGATCTAACAACAACATTGGACTAATGAGTCATAGTCTTGATCAGGAGACTGAGAACGTTAGAAATGACGTGACGGTTGCGTCTCCAATGGATGAATTACAGAATTACCCTTGGAAACGTAGAAGAGTTGATGGAGGAGCagaaggaggtggaggaggGCAAACTCGGGACTTCCTTGGGGTCGGTGTACAAACGTTGTGCCATCCATCGTCTATCAATGGATGGATTTGA